A stretch of DNA from Candidatus Latescibacterota bacterium:
ATCCCGTTGAGTGTAGCGTACAAAGTCGTAGTCTTACCGCTCCCGGTAGGACCTGTGACCAGGACTACTCCGTTACTCAACCCCGCTATCTCACGGTAGTCGTCAATCACTTCACCGTCAAAGCCGAGGTCATCCAGCTTCACCCTTACGGATTTTAGATCCAGTATTCTGAGCACTATCTTCTCACCATAGACCACGGGGTATGTCGAGACTCTGAAATCGATCTTTCGCTTTTCTATCGACTGGTGGATCTTGCCATCCTGCGGCACTCTCCGCTGACCGATATCCATCTTTGCCATGTACTTGATCCTCGTACTGATAGCGGCATGGTGTCCGTAATCCACTTTTGAAATATCCTGTAATACACCGTCTATCCTGTATCTTATCCTGACAAGATCAGATTCAGGCTCGATGTGTATATCACTGGCTCCCTTCAGGACCGCGTCACTGAAGATAGAATCGACAAGCTTTATTATCGGCCTGTCATCGACTTCAGCATCCGAATTCCCTGTTTCATCCGCCGGATCATTGCTCCCATCACTTCCTGTATCTATAGCGAGTTCATCCATGAACTCATCAAGCCGGTTCTTCTCCCCCCAGAACGAATCTATAGCGTTCAACACATCACTTTCACTTGCCAGTACCGGCTCGATAATCTTTCCTGTTATCCCCTGCATTTTCTCGATTGCGAAGATATCGAACGGATCGACCATCGCGATGGTGATGACATCTTCTATCTCGAACATTGGGATTATCCTGTATTTACGAGCTGTGTCTTCCTCGATCATTTCGGCTATGGCTGAATCGATATCATAATGTGCAAGCTCTATCGAAGGTATATCAAGACCGTCTCCGATGTACTTGTTGATCTTCTGCTGATTGGAAAAACCCAACCGGACCAGCACCTCACCAAGGTTCTCCCCTGAGCCCTCCCTCTCCTGACGTGCCTGCTCAAGCTGGCTTGTAGTAATAACTCCCCTCTCTACCAGATCTTCGCCCAGTTTTTCAAGAAATACCGATATTACTTTCGATTCCATCTATCTGTCACCTCGTCCCGAGCACGGAAACATCGCCTGTGATCTCAGTCTTGAATCTGGGAGTGATGAATATCGTCAGTTCGGTCTTGTTCGTTTCCTTACTCCTCCTGCTGAACAGATATTTCAGAATAGGGATGTCGCCAAGTATCGGAATTTTTACGACTGATTCTATTATGCTCTCACTCAGCATACCGCCGATAATAAGAGAAGATCCGTTCTTCACGACGACATGACTCGTCGTCTGCTTAGTGCTGATTATCGGGATCTCGTCACCGTTACTCACCGTCCTCCATTCCTTCACTGAACTGACTTCCACCAGGATATCTATAATCACATATTCATCAGATCTTACATGTGGCGTGACATAGAGCTTGATCCCGACATCCTCGAACTGGACACTCGTGGTTGTAATCCCCGCAGTTGCCTGACCGAACGTCTGTTGATAGGCAACTTTTTCTCCGACAAGGATCCTCGATTCCCGCCCATCCATCGCAACTATTCTTGGAGCCGACAGAATATTAGTCTTTCTTTCTCTCCCCACAATATCGATGAGAGCATCTACGTCACCGTTATAGATGTTCAGAAGAAGTCCCGAAGTCCCAAGGCCGACATCAATCAATCCTTCAGCTGATATTTCATTGCCGATCGACGAGGACATCAGCTCCCAGTTCACACCTCCCTGGATATCATCACCGAGAGTGACCTCGACGATCCTCGATTCAATAAGAACCTGTGGTGTCGAAGCTCCTATACCCGCCATACCTTCAGGAGATTCGATCACTCTTATCACTTCACCTTCCCTTATATATGAAAACCCGCACGATCTGACGATCGAAGACAGGGCCTCTTCCAGACTGACATCATCCAACCTTGCTGATACCTTTCCCGTGATCTTGGTTCCTGAAACAATATTCAATCCCGATATCCCTGCCAACATTCTCAAAGCAATCTGAATATCGGTGTCGGCGAATTCGACCGATACCTTCTTCGCCCATCGCGAATCGAAGTCCTCCTTGATATCGAGTTCTCCCGATTGCCCCTGACTATAAGAAATTCCTGCTACCATCTGAATCATGATGACAGCCAATAGCACCGATATTCTTTTCATTATTTCTCTCCGTTAATTATCAGGATCTCCCGACTGCCATTTTCTGACTCTACGATTACGCGACCGATCTCGATACTTATGACTCTGTATCCATCGATCACATCGCCTGTTCCGACTTCTATTCTCCCGAATATTGCAATTGCCCTATTCCCCGACACCGCAGTGCCGGTGAGGATCAGCGGTATCGATTCCCTTTCGCTTTTGCTTGCAATCCCGGGTCCGGTACCTGTCCCAGCTCTTATTGTAACAAGAGGCTTGAAAATGTCCCTTTTCCATTGTCTCTCTGCTGGTCGCCTGACTTCCGCAAGCAGGCTGTCGAGTCCACATATAAGTGATCTCAATTCCACGAGTATTCGGGAATTTGAACTTCCATCTTCAGATTCCTGCATCTTCAGAAGTTCTTTTACATTGAATTCCTGCCCTGCTGCCGAAGATGTAATGATCCCAACAAATGTCGATAGAATAAAGATTTTTATTGCGCATGATCTCACGTCTGTATCAGCTCCATCATAAGTTGTCTGGACGTATATATCCGGTGATCACCAGACTCGCGACAACGACACCTGTTCTGAATTCATCCGATCTGATCTCGAATCTGTCTACTCGAACTAGCCTTTCCATATCTTCTATACTCTTAAGAAACTCTCCCAGTTTTTCGAATCGGCATCTGATGTCTACCAGGATCTGAATCGTCGAGAATCCCTTACAAATATCTATATCGCCTGATTTCATGGATACAATCTCGAACTCGTCGGCTTTTGCTATTTGACAGATAGTATTCAGAAAGTCGCCTTGTTCAGCGGCTATCGGTATCTTGTTGAGAAGGATTTCATGAGGGCTCCGGAATTTCTCCCAGAGTGTATCTACATCAGAGGCCAGGGACATCTCTCCCTGCTTTTGGGGCAGATCTACAGTAACAAGCAGGTGGGTCTGTTCTTCCAGCCTCTCGCATCTATTCTTCAACACCCTGATCCTTCTTGCTCCGGGAGAATGTTCCGCGAACATAAATACAATCACGAGAACGGCGACAACGATCAGAGCTATCGATATTTTCCTCACTACTACTTTGTCTGAGACGAGTCTCATGACCCCACCTCGCCAATCACCAGAAACCTGTAGACGGTCCTTTCCCCATAGACTTCTTGCACACTTCCGGCTAATACGACCTTCTGCAAGAGTTTATAATCCTCAATAAACCCAACAAAATCCGCGATGCTTCCCTGTGAAAAAGACCTGCCTTCTATTTCAAACATTTTCACCTTCGACACTGTCTTGTCTTTGAGTTTTCTGCGATCATCATAGACTTCAAGTTTTTCAAACCACATTTCTTTTCCAGCATTTTCCACCATATCAGCAATTACCGATGACCAGATGATACTGGTATTCCGGTGATCGGTGACGATCTCCCTAATCACTTCCAGTTCTGATTTTCGATCGCTTATTTTCTCGATGGACCCTATGATCTCCAGAATCGCCATCTGTTGCCCCGTAAGTGCCTCAAGATCTCTTTCGCTTTCCATTATCCTGCCAGCATAGTTGTTGATCGTCCTCTCCTGCATCAGATGTACTGCGACCAACCCTGTGATCAAAGCAAGAGTCATAGGAACAATAGCCCGGCTCAGCGTCCATTGGATCAGGAACCTGGTTTCAGCTGGAATAAGGTTTATCTGTTTTGTCGTTGCGATCATCGCATTGCCAATCCCAGTGCTATTGTGAATGAACCGACCTGAAGTTCTTTCCCATCTATCTGCAGGCCTGAAAGATCCTCGATCCTTATCACGTTTGCTTTATTACCCGTTTTCATACTGATAAATCTGTCGAGATTCGGGATGCAGGATGTCTCACCCGAAATAAGAATCAGATCCGGATCGTTTTCGATCCCATATTGCGCCTTATAGAATTCATATGATCTCTTCATGTCAGCCAGCATTCTATCGACCGGTCTCTCAATGGCCGAGTAGACATTAAACTCCCTGGATGTAGGATCTACACTTTCACCTTCAAGGACTTTTTCATCAAAACCAAGGTCCATCAGTAGATTTTCTGCTTCATCAAGCTCACAGCCCGACAGCACGGCTATAGAAGTCACAATGTCCCTTTTCCCATTTTCGATCCTTCTCGACATTCTCAATGTGCCCTCACTTATTACCAGCATAGAGGTCCATCTGTATTCGATATCCAACAGAGTCACAGTCTTTGTCATCCACTCGGGATTCTGCTTAACAAGCCTGTGAAGCGCGGTGGACCTAGTCTCGATGACTTCAGGGATCAGCCCGGCGTCTCTGATGATCGACACGATCCTGTCGACGGAATCTTTTCTCGTGATTGCGAGATGGACCTCGCATTTCTCCCTCTGAGAAGAATCTGCGCATATATAGTCATAGGTAGCTTCTTCGACAGGATAATTAATATGTTTGGGGATTTCCCATTTCACATATTCACCCATCTTGTTTCCGGCAGAAAAGGGAAGTTCAACAAACCGTTCCGTAAGGTCCTTATGCGGAACAATCGTAACTACCTTCTTCGTGTGGATATTGTTTTCCAATACCAGCTTTTTCAGCAAACCACCCTCCAACTGGTCGAGACCAGGATCATCCTGACCATCCCACTCACTTATCGCATGACTGAGGACCTTCTTTGTCCCGTTGACCCTCTCCATCTCTATAAGTTTCACTGCTCGAGGACTGATATCCAATCCCAGCATCGTATTTCTTGACTTAAGGAGCCTCACTCCCTGAACCATCCTTCCCGTATCTATCTGTAACTCCTGCAAAATACAGACAACTGATATTCCGCAGTCTCTGGTTCTATCCCTATTTCTCTTCTGATCTGGATTTCCATGGATACACGGCCATCCTGAGAATATCCGGTAGTTCCAGCATCTACCGAGAATGATCCACTGATATAATCGACTTCTTCACGAGCATATGAAGGTACATATTCACCGGGGGACGCGCCCACCGACCTGAACAGATAAACGCTTCCATCATCCGGCCCAAAATAATATCTTATCGAATCACCTGAGACTGCTGTCCTGTAGAACCTGATTGTCGAACCATCGGGGCTTACCCACGGACGAAACTCGGATTGAGTTGCGACTGCCTGGCGTATCTCATCAGACATCGCTGCCAGCACTTTCCGGCCAACATTGTTTACACTTGCCTTCTCCTGTGTCAACCAGACCGAGGAAAGGAGATCTACTATGACCGGGAATGATGTAAGAGATATAATTCCCAGTATCGTCACCCCTATCATCAGTTCCACCAGAGTCATTCCCCTGTTCATCTACAACACTCCCGGTTGCTACGAGTCGATCGTATTTTTTCAAGCAGCTATTCAGCAATATGAGTGAACAGAGAGCAGACGATACTCTGTCCCTTTCTCACCGAAACTCTAACCTCTACCAGTGTCGGGGCTCCCTCATCTAATTTTAGGACAGAGACATCCCTCTTCCATTCAAGATCTCCATCTGCCGTCCAGTCCTGAGGCTGGATCCCGGTGCCTGCCTGGATCGCTACCTCCATTTTCCCTTCAGCCAGCTTGACCGCATCCGTCAGCTGATCATCTCCACTTGCGGCAGTCAGGATGCTTGACTGCATCACCGAGAAGAAATAGGCGATCAGACCGAGGATCGCGATCGTAATGATCAATTCAATAAGTGAAAACCCGGTTTCTTTGGCTCGATTTATTCCGCTCCGGTCATTCCCTTTTCTATTCTCCCAAAGTCCATACGTTGTCATCCTTGTCCCCTCAGTTCCCACCATCTGCCCGCAAAACTTGTCTCTCCCTCTCCTCCGCCTCCAGGCGCAGTCAATCCCATCGGCATGGAAGCAGGCAGATACGACTGGTTCTCACTGATATTGCATCTCTCTCCTATTTCGCCCGACGAGAACTCCTCCGTCCATATCGCTCCGTTGAACGTCACACGGTCGGACACACTGACCCTGTCACCCGCGTAGATCAGTCCGTTGAATTCTGACCTCTCTTCGAGCGTACACCTGAACGGAGTCAGTATCGTGCCGTTAGCAACAGCATTGGCTCCGATTGTCACAGTTCCTGTCGAGGAATAAAGGACATTCCCGCTTCTGCCAGTCGTGTCACCTATTCTTGTACTCGTTCCGTTTATACTTATGTTTCCACCGGCGATTATGAATATATCGTCTTCCACTGTGCAATGATGCGATATCGAAATGTTTCCGCTGACGACGAGGACTGAATATGAACCTTCCTTTGTCAGGTCACCATGATGTTTCAACGACAAAGACCCGTCTATGAATACAGTATCTCCCAGTTCCGTATCTCCCCAGTTCAATGGGCCTGACAGGCCCGTATCGGCAGCTCTCGCGATAAGAGCATCATAAATCGACGTGGCGAAGACCGGAGGGGATGGTACCGGGTCGAGTTCCGTATGATCCAGCGGAGAACCATCCGCGTAATATGCGCTCCCCCCGGGACCGACGAAGATCTCGAGATACGCTGGATCTGTTCCGGTCGGGGTCATGATCATAAAGTCTCCTCTGCAGAACACCGAACCACTCAAAGTTGCCCTGGATCCGATCGACAGCCCACCATTCGAGATCTGGTATAGCAAGTACTCCGTCGAAGCTGAACCTGAGACTATCCCGACCGCGACATCCCTTTCGAGACCATTCACAGACCCTCTTCCATAGATGACTTCCGCGCTGTCAGCCGAAAGATAGTAAGCCGATACACCGGACTCGAACGAGACGCTCCTCGCGTCTATCACTCCGAAATCCTGTTCTGGAGGCCCATATAGCTTCCCGGAATATTTCAATTCCCAGAACGAATCATTGACACCAGCCTCCGCGAGATAGAGAGCTCTGGCTCTTTCCAGCTCTACGACCCCCGAAACGGCACTTTGTCCGATCATCACCTGTACAGACAAAGCAATAGTCCCGAAGACTGCCAGCACGATTATAAGAGTTACCAGAGCGACTCCCCTGTTATCGAGAGTCATCATGGTCATGGATCGATTACCTCCCTATGGACTACTCACCGCTGTATTGTGATCAGTCACACTGCACGAGACCGTAAAGGTGCTGTCGGTTGTCTTTGTGTAACTTATTGTCCCAGTTGTCGAACATAAGGGTATCTGCGCGTTCATGAACATCGATGTCGTAAGATTATCGGGAAGGACACCCTTGTGTTTTGCATAATAAATACTAACTGACGACCGTATGGTGGCCTGGGCAGCCTGACAGGCGTTGATCTCGGCGCTATCAGTCATATTCATGTATGCTGGAACTGTGACAGCGGCGATGAGGCCAAGTATCACGATCACTATGACCAGTTCTATCAGAGTCCAGCCTCCGTTATTCTTTTTTCTTCTCATTTACATTTCTCCTTTTATATCCAAAGTGTTTCAGGTGGATGTCAAATTTTTCTACATTCCACCTCCCTTTGCAACTTTCATCATCTGCATCATCGGTGTTATAAGCGACAGGTACATGAAAGCGATCACAAAACCCATCACTCCGATCAGTATCGGCTCGATGGCCGTCGTAAGGCGTGATATCGCGTAGGTGATCTCCTTCTCGTAATACTCACAGAGCTTCAGAAGCATATCGTCCATATTCCCCGATTCCTCACCGATAGAGAACATATGTACGACCAGTGGAGGAAACTCTCCGCTCTCCTCGAATGCGTCAGCGATCGTCGCTCCATCCGATATCCTCATCCTTGCGTCGAGTACAGCAGCTTCAATAACTTTATTGCCAGGTGATCTGGACGAGATCCGGAGGCTTCTTTCCACTGGGACTCCACTGCTGTTAAGCGCCTGGTATGTATGAGTGAATGTTGATATCGAAGTCTTTCTGAGAAGTTTTCCGAAAAGCGGAAGGCGAAGCTTCAACCTGTCCAGAAATAGTTTTCCCTTCTCGCGCCCGGAGAGCCACTTGACGTAAAGACAAAACGAGGCCATTCCCATAACAAGATAGACTAGATTGGCTTTTACAAATTCGCTGATGGCTATAATTGCCCGCGTCGTGAGCGGAAGGGTAATGTTGGCCGAGTCGAAGATCTTCACAAATGTGGGGAATACAGCTACGAGGAGAAACGTAATACCCATTACCGAGGCAATGACCAGAATCAGGGGATAAGCTACGGCCGATTTTACACTCTCCCGCCTCTCGTTCTCAGTTTCCTCGAGATTTGCGAGTTTCTCAAATACTTCCGCAAGCATTCCCGATGCTTCTCCGGCTTCGACCATCGAAATGTAGGCATCTGAAAATGCGTCCCGCCTCCGGGACAACGCCTCTGAGACTGCAGACCCTCCTTCTATGCTTCTTTTGAGAGACTGAGCCATATCGACCAGCCCTTTGTCCTCAGTTTGTCTCGATATGAGAGTCAGTGCAGAATTTATTGGGATTCCGGCCTGAAGAAGGGA
This window harbors:
- the pilM gene encoding pilus assembly protein PilM, producing MRLLKSRNTMLGLDISPRAVKLIEMERVNGTKKVLSHAISEWDGQDDPGLDQLEGGLLKKLVLENNIHTKKVVTIVPHKDLTERFVELPFSAGNKMGEYVKWEIPKHINYPVEEATYDYICADSSQREKCEVHLAITRKDSVDRIVSIIRDAGLIPEVIETRSTALHRLVKQNPEWMTKTVTLLDIEYRWTSMLVISEGTLRMSRRIENGKRDIVTSIAVLSGCELDEAENLLMDLGFDEKVLEGESVDPTSREFNVYSAIERPVDRMLADMKRSYEFYKAQYGIENDPDLILISGETSCIPNLDRFISMKTGNKANVIRIEDLSGLQIDGKELQVGSFTIALGLAMR
- a CDS encoding prepilin-type N-terminal cleavage/methylation domain-containing protein — protein: MTTYGLWENRKGNDRSGINRAKETGFSLIELIITIAILGLIAYFFSVMQSSILTAASGDDQLTDAVKLAEGKMEVAIQAGTGIQPQDWTADGDLEWKRDVSVLKLDEGAPTLVEVRVSVRKGQSIVCSLFTHIAE
- a CDS encoding type II secretion system GspH family protein, producing the protein MTMMTLDNRGVALVTLIIVLAVFGTIALSVQVMIGQSAVSGVVELERARALYLAEAGVNDSFWELKYSGKLYGPPEQDFGVIDARSVSFESGVSAYYLSADSAEVIYGRGSVNGLERDVAVGIVSGSASTEYLLYQISNGGLSIGSRATLSGSVFCRGDFMIMTPTGTDPAYLEIFVGPGGSAYYADGSPLDHTELDPVPSPPVFATSIYDALIARAADTGLSGPLNWGDTELGDTVFIDGSLSLKHHGDLTKEGSYSVLVVSGNISISHHCTVEDDIFIIAGGNISINGTSTRIGDTTGRSGNVLYSSTGTVTIGANAVANGTILTPFRCTLEERSEFNGLIYAGDRVSVSDRVTFNGAIWTEEFSSGEIGERCNISENQSYLPASMPMGLTAPGGGGEGETSFAGRWWELRGQG
- a CDS encoding type II secretion system GspH family protein, which encodes MRRKKNNGGWTLIELVIVIVILGLIAAVTVPAYMNMTDSAEINACQAAQATIRSSVSIYYAKHKGVLPDNLTTSMFMNAQIPLCSTTGTISYTKTTDSTFTVSCSVTDHNTAVSSP
- a CDS encoding type II secretion system GspH family protein, whose translation is MNRGMTLVELMIGVTILGIISLTSFPVIVDLLSSVWLTQEKASVNNVGRKVLAAMSDEIRQAVATQSEFRPWVSPDGSTIRFYRTAVSGDSIRYYFGPDDGSVYLFRSVGASPGEYVPSYAREEVDYISGSFSVDAGTTGYSQDGRVSMEIQIRREIGIEPETAEYQLSVFCRSYR
- the pilO gene encoding type 4a pilus biogenesis protein PilO, which translates into the protein MRLVSDKVVVRKISIALIVVAVLVIVFMFAEHSPGARRIRVLKNRCERLEEQTHLLVTVDLPQKQGEMSLASDVDTLWEKFRSPHEILLNKIPIAAEQGDFLNTICQIAKADEFEIVSMKSGDIDICKGFSTIQILVDIRCRFEKLGEFLKSIEDMERLVRVDRFEIRSDEFRTGVVVASLVITGYIRPDNL
- a CDS encoding type II secretion system F family protein, with translation MSVYHYKAMDSHGVEVSGEMEFPDRIHLLNKLSAMGYFVSSVTEKKSFGFRKLLERTGFSAYRVGRKSRIIFTRQMASLLQAGIPINSALTLISRQTEDKGLVDMAQSLKRSIEGGSAVSEALSRRRDAFSDAYISMVEAGEASGMLAEVFEKLANLEETENERRESVKSAVAYPLILVIASVMGITFLLVAVFPTFVKIFDSANITLPLTTRAIIAISEFVKANLVYLVMGMASFCLYVKWLSGREKGKLFLDRLKLRLPLFGKLLRKTSISTFTHTYQALNSSGVPVERSLRISSRSPGNKVIEAAVLDARMRISDGATIADAFEESGEFPPLVVHMFSIGEESGNMDDMLLKLCEYYEKEITYAISRLTTAIEPILIGVMGFVIAFMYLSLITPMMQMMKVAKGGGM
- the tadA gene encoding Flp pilus assembly complex ATPase component TadA, which encodes MESKVISVFLEKLGEDLVERGVITTSQLEQARQEREGSGENLGEVLVRLGFSNQQKINKYIGDGLDIPSIELAHYDIDSAIAEMIEEDTARKYRIIPMFEIEDVITIAMVDPFDIFAIEKMQGITGKIIEPVLASESDVLNAIDSFWGEKNRLDEFMDELAIDTGSDGSNDPADETGNSDAEVDDRPIIKLVDSIFSDAVLKGASDIHIEPESDLVRIRYRIDGVLQDISKVDYGHHAAISTRIKYMAKMDIGQRRVPQDGKIHQSIEKRKIDFRVSTYPVVYGEKIVLRILDLKSVRVKLDDLGFDGEVIDDYREIAGLSNGVVLVTGPTGSGKTTTLYATLNG